The Sphingomonas sanguinis nucleotide sequence GCTCCCCACCATATTCCATCCCTAACGAACCGCCAGACTGTGTCCGACGAGTTCGTGCTTTCGGATATCAATATGCTTTCCAACGCAGCTCTGAAGAGCGCGCGGCCGAAGCCGCTCGCCTATAAAATTTGGGACGCGATGGGCCTGCACCTGTTCGTCGCGCCTACCGGCCTGCGGGCGTGGCGCGTCCGGATCAGGGCCGATCACCGCGAGACGGTCATTTCGCTGGGCAGCTGGCCCGACGTGTCGCTCGACGCTGCCCGCGAGGCAGCGGGGATCGCGCGCGGTATGTACATCCAGGGCGTGCAGCCGAAGGTCATTTCTGCGAAGATGGCCGAGCGCCTGACGCAATCAGCGATCACCCTCGAGCAGCTGGCCCGCGACTGGCATACGGCGCGGCGCGATCGTTGGACCGCTGTCCACGCGGCCGACGTCCTGGCCAGCCTCGAGCGCCACGTCTTCCCGGCGATCGGCGAGGATCTGGCGACCGCCATCACCACGCCGCAGCTGCTGCGCCTGCTCGGCAAGATCGCGCGGACCGGCGCGGCCGAGACGGCGCGCCGCATCGCGCAGCGCCTCTCGGCAATCTACCGCTTCGCGCGTACCCGAAGTATCGTCGACGGCGATCCCGCCGCTGGCTTGGTCCGCGAGCTGGCGACCGGCGCGCCTGCCCAGCGCCAGCCCGCGCTGGAGGATCTGGGCGAAGCGCGGGGCCTCCTCGATGCCGCCGATCGCGCGCGTGCTGCCCCGGCCATCCGGCTGGCGTCGCGATTCTTGGCGCTGACCGCCGTCCGCCTCGCGGCCGTGCGCGGCGCGCGGTGGGACGAGATCGAGGGCGTCGACTGGTCGACCGAGGCCCCATCGCCCGCCGCCCTGTGGCGGATACCGGCCGCGCGGATGAAGATGGCCGTTGCGAAGAAGGCCGACGCGGCGAATGACCACCTCGTTCCCCTGTCGGCCGCAGCGGTTTCGGTGCTGCGCCAGGCGCGGGCCATCGGCGGCGGGGATCTGATCTTCCACCGCGGCGGTCAGGCGATCGGCGCGGGCGCGATCGGCGCGCTGTATGATCGGTGCGGCTTCGCCGGGCGGCATGTGCCGCATGGGTGGCGAGCGACCTTCTCGACGGCGATGAATGAACGCTTCCCGGATGACCGCTTCGCGATCGATCGCGCCCTGGCCCACGTCCAGGCGTCGGCCGTCGAGGCAGCGTACAATCGGTCGCAGCATCTCGACCGTCGACGTTGGCTGTTCGATCGGTGGGCGGAGCTGCTCGAAGGCGACGCTTCCACCAGCGATCGGTCGAAATAGGGCTGGCACGGTTCCTGCGGTCCCCGCCTCGATAGCCCTCGGGCGGCGCAGCCGCCCGGTCCCGACAGCCGCATCTTGGCTATCGGGTGCTTGAGGTGATCCGTTTGCGGAGCTGGGGGGACCAGCAGGCTACCGGGTGCCTCGAATTCTGCTGCCTAATCAACGTGTCGCGATAGCGACTCCTTATCCACTTTGCTCTTGAGGTCCTGATACAAGGACATTCAGGGACTCGCGTTAGCGACCGAGACGCCGAGGCTGCGGACGGCTTCGCCTAGGGCGGATTTAGCGCTCAGGAAGCCCGTGGGGGCCGCTGGGGCGTCGTTCGTCGGGGCAGGCTTGTTTCGCCCCAGGCGTTTCCATCGGCGCCCACGGAGCTGGAGAAAGCGCTGATAGATGCGGTTCGGCATCGCCTTGCGGTGGTTCAGGAAATAGGCGTGCGAGGTCTGCTCGCGCTGGGGGCCGAATTGCCCGTCAGAGTCGGGCTTTCGCCTGCTGCGCCGGACGCGATCGATAAAGCCGTGATGGAGCAGGCGCTCCAGCGATCGCCATACGCCCTTGACGCAACAGACGGCCCGCGCCGCTATTTCCTCGCCGGACGGGAATATCTCCCCCGTCTTGGCATTCAGGAACGACAGGATCGCGCGCAGGATCGAGACGTCGAAGGGCCGCATGCGCAGCCGCGCGCGCTCCAGCTCCGCGTCGATCGCCAGGAATTCCTGGCGCACCGTCGCCAGCCGGCCGATCGGGCGATCGGCGGGCGACATCGCCTTCAGCTGCTGTTCCTCCGCCTCGAGCGCGGCATGGCGTGCCTTCAGCGCAAACAGCTCCGTGCGCGGGTATCGCTTATAGTGGAGCTGGGACAGCTCCTGTGCCGTGTCGAGCAGCGTCTCCACGGTCGCAATCCGCTCGGCCGGGGTCTCGAAACGATTATGCTCCCACGGCTTCGCATCCGGTTCGTTCTCGTCGATCGATCCCCGATGCACCGGGTCGCTGCCCGGCTTCTTCCCCTGAAATTTGGCCGTCAGGCCGTTGATAAGCTTACTGGTTGCCCGTGCTGAGGCGAACGTCATTTCGGCTTCCCGTGACCGAAGTGCTTTGGATGCACGAAAGCGCCGCCTGAATCGCATTTTCAGACGCGCGCTGTGCAAATCGGCAGACCTGTCACCAGGTCTTGGAGGGTGGGATTGGCCAACAGCCGTCCTGCGCATTTCCTGCGCAGGTCAGAGACGTTCTCTGTAAATGCTGGCTAAATTGTCGCTGGCACCGCGCTAACGACGCTCAAGATTCCCCAAAATGTAGGACATCTATTGCGTTCGTAATGCGGGGGTCACAGGTTCGAGTCCTGTAAGCGGCACCATCACGTCCCCGGAACAAACCTGGAAAACCGCAGAAATCTGCGGTAAAATGCCTCTCGGCGGTCCCGTGAAATCTCATTATGTTCCGCCGTGGCCCACTCAAAAGGGGCCACGAATCATGGGGCCACGAACGTTGCAGGAGGCGTGGCCCCATGCTTACGGTTGTGCAGATCCGGGCGCTGAAACCGGCAGAGCGTCCCTACAAGGTGGCCGATTCGGACGGCCTATATCTACTGGTGCAGCCATCCGGCGCCCTGCTCTGGCGCTTTCGCTACCGGTGCTGCGGCATCGAGCGCAAATTATCGCTGGGCAGTTTCCCCGATGTCACCTTGATGCAGGCGCGCCGGAAGCGCGACGAGGCCAAGGCCGAACTCGATGACGGGATCGACCCTGTGGAGGAAAAGCGCCAGCGGCGGCTGAAGGCCGAACTGGCGGCGCAGACGACGTTCGCGCTCGTCGCCGGGGAATATATCGAGAAGATGGAGCGCGAGGGCCGTTCCCCCGCTACCATCAAGAAAGCGCGCTGGTTCCTCGAACTACTCGATGGCATCGCCAAGCGTCCGATCGCGGCGATCACCCCGCATGAGCTTCTCGACGTGCTGAAGCGGGTCGAGCGTCGCGGGCATCATGAGACGGCGCTTCGGCTCCGCTCCTTCGCCGGCCGTGTCTTCCGCTATGGTTTCGCGACCCTGCGCACCGAGCGTAATCCAGCCGACATCCTGCGCGGCGCCCTTACTGTTCCCAGGGTCAAGCATCATGCGGCGATCGTCGAGCCCAAGAAAGTCGGCGACCTGCTGCGCGCAATAGACGGGTACACGGGCCGGCCCGAGACCCTGCATGCACTCAGGATCGCGCCGCATGTCTTCCTGCGCCCGGGTGAGTTGCGGCAGGCGAAATGGAGCGAGATCGACTTCGCCGAAAAAGTCTGGCGCGTGCCGGCCGAGCGCATGAAGATGAAGCAGCCGCATGCCGTACCCTTGTCGCGGCAGGTGCTGTTCCTTTTGCAGGATCTGCGGTCGCTGGCGCGGGACAGCGAATTCCTCTTCCCGGCGCTTCATACCACCAAGCGCTGCATCTCGGACAATACGCTGAACGTCGCGCTGCGCCGCCTGGGGTTCGAGAACGATGAGATGACCAGCCACGGCTTCCGCGCCATGGCCAGCACGCTCCTCAACGAGTCAGGGCTGTGGCATCCCGATGCCATCGAGCGCGCGCTGGCCCATGGCGAGAAGGACAAGGTGCGCGCCGCCTATCATCGCGGCGCGCACTGGGCGGAACGGGTGCGCATGGCGCAGTGGTGGTCGGATTATCTCGACCAACTCCGGATCGGCGGTGCCATCATCAAGGGCAAGTTTCGCAAGCGAGCGTAGGACTTGCTACGCCTGCCATGCGATGATGGCGTCATTTCGCAGGATCGTAGGAAGCGGGATTGCGCATCCACTCGTCGATGGCCGATGCACGCCAACCTATGCAGCGGGTGCTGAGCTGAGTGCTCCTTGGAAAGGTGCCGTCGGCCATCTTGCGATATAGGGTGGAACGGCAAAGTCCTGTCTGCGCCAGGACGGCGTTCAGACGGAGAAAGCGGTCAGGATTAGCGGACATGGGTACCACCTTTCGGTTTTTGCGGTTGGGAACCGCTAAGGTCCTGTTTCCCCGCTAAGTGGAGTAGATCCTCTTTGGGTCCTCCGGGGTGCTCGCGAGGGACATTCGCTACCGTCTCTCACGATGCTGCAGGAACGGCATCGACGCCGCTGGCGTGGTGCCAAGCTGCTCCGTCTGGATCCATTCTGTTTTGTGACCCGAGGCAAAGAGCGCGAGTGTCGCAATGCTTGGTGGATATCGACGGCGCCCCACCCAAATCTGCGCAAGGGCGTGAAGGCAAGGCTGGCAAACGTTGGAATCGCGCGCGCGTTACATGTCGTCGTCCAACCATGCTGACGAGAATAGCTCTTCCCCGCCTCTGGCCGCTACCCTCGCGGACGCCCGATACAGCCCAGCGTCCTTAACGTTGATAATGCCCCACAGGGTATAAATTGCATTTACTCCCTGCAGGGTATAAATAAACACTATACCCTTCAAGGTATATCGCTAGTTTATCCCTTATAGGGTATGCCGTCACTGAAAGGCGTCTCCCGTGGCCCACATTGCTCGCTCTCCCAAACAGCTCGGTGCGCTCATCCATAACGCGCGGACCAAGCGCAACCTCACCCAGCAGGCTCTGGCGGCCTTGGTTGGCACCGGGCAGAAGACGATCTCCCGCATCGAAAGCGGGCAGACGGGTACGAAGCTCGACACCCTGTTCGGTATCCTGGCAGCGCTCGACCTCGACATGCAGATCGCACCGCGCAGCAAGGGCAGCGCTGACCTGAGCGAAATCTTCTGACAATGGCACGCCGCAAGACCCACGTTCCCCTGAACGTGCTGATCAATAATCGCCTCGTCGGCCGCCTCGAGAAGGAAACGAGCGGCGCCGTATCGTTCCGCTATGATCAGAGCTGGCTCGAGTGGGAGCACGCATTTGCGGCCTCGCTGTCACTGCCGCTTCGTGCAACCACCTATCGCGGCGCGCCGGTACTCGCCGTTTTCGACAACCTGCTTCCCGACAGCGTAGATATCCGACGCCGCGTGGCGGAGCGCACGGGTGCCGAAGGTACCGATCCGTACAGTCTCTTGGCCCGCATCGGCCGGGATTGTGTCGGTGCGATGCAGTTCCTGCCTGACGGTGAGGCCATCGACGCGATAGGCGATATACGGGGCGAAGCGTTGGGCGAAGAGGATATCGAACACCTCCTCGACAATCTCAAAGGTGCGCCGCTCGGGATCGATCCTGGCCAGGAATTTCGAATCTCAATTGCCGGTGCGCAGGAGAAGACCGCGCTGCTGCGCCACGACGGCCAGTGGCTACGTCCAATCGGAACGACTCCGACAACGCATATCCTAAAGCCTCAGCTCGGCGAGATCCCGACATCCACCGGCATGGTCGACATGACCGCCAGTGTCGACAACGAGCATTACTGCCTGGCGCTGCTGGGTGCCTTCGGCTTGCCGGTGGCGAAAACCGAGATCGTCACCTTCGGGGCGCGACGCGCGCTGGTCGTCGAGCGGTTCGATCGCCGATGGCTCGCCGATGGCCGGCTGCTGCGCGTTCCGCAGGAAGACTGCTGCCAGGCACTCGGCGTGCCATCCTCCCAGAAATACCAAAGCGAAGGTGGTCCCGCCGCGGCGGACATCATAAGACTGCTCGGCGGTAGCGACGATCCGACCGAGGATCAGGTGACATTCCTGTCGAGCCAGATCATCTTCTGGCTCATCGGCGCGACCGACGGACATGCGAAAAACTTCAGCCTCTTCCTGCGTCCGGGCGGCGGCTTCAAGCTGACGCCCTTCTACGATGTCCTGAGCGTCCAGGATGCTGTCGATCGCGGACAGTTGGCACAGAAGAGTTTCCGGTTGGCGATGTCGGCGGGCACCAGCCGCCATTACCGGATCGAGGAAGTCCTGGGCCGGCACTTCGTCCAGACCGCGAGAGCCGCAGGTATCGGCCCGACCATTATCGACAAGGTCATCACCGACATTCGCAAAAATGCCGTCACGGCCGCGGACGTTGCGCGAGAAGCAATGCCGGACGACTTCGCCGACGACGTCCATGCCAGCGTCAGCCGCGCGATCGCCGATCGTCTGGCACGTCTCGACACGGCGTTTACGGAGCTAAGCTAGTCGCGTTGCAAAACATGTCCGGCATGCCCCTCTCCGCCACCCTCATTGTCGGTCAACCGCTTGAGGCTCCGATACTGGACCAGCGTGGCACGGCCGACCTTCGTCGTCTCGAGGTCGCCCGACTGGATGAGCTTGTAGATCCGCGAGCGGCTGAGGCCGGTGATGCAAACCGCCGTTGCCACGCGGACCGTCAGCGGCTCGATCTTCCTTTCCCATGCCCGCTCGATCATTTCTGCCCCCGTACTCGCGCGTCGCGCTCGCGCACGAACGCCCGATCGCTCTCCAGGAAGGCCGACAACATCGCGGGGATCAATTCGGTGACCGGCTCCTCGATGCCGTAGGTCGAGGCATAGACCGCAGCATAGGCCTGCAACGACGACTGGAGGTCCGGCGTGATGGTGATGGCCAGCTTGACCGGCGTGCGGTCGGGCAGCTTGCCAAGCTTGAGATCGGCCATGTCAGCTTGTCCTTCTCGGATAAGGGGCGAGGATGAGATCGTGGGTCACCAGCAAGCGGACCGGCGCGCCGGGACGGATCGTGACCGTCGGCTGGACGTCGAGGTTGCGCTGGGTGATCTGGTCGCCGGCCCGCGCGACGTTCATCTGGGCGGACTGGCGGATCGCCTGCACGAGGTCGCTTCCGCCGGAGATCGACAGCTCGGAACCGACGCCGAGCATGGTCGCGATCGCGACACCCTTGAGCAGCGTCCATGTGTGGAAATCGACCCGGTCGGCAAGCCCGGCATAGCCTTCCGGGTCGGTGGCAGGCATGTTGTCGAGCCGCACCGAGCCGCCGTCGGGCAGGATCAGCCTTTGCCAGATCACCAGCGCACGGCGCTGCCCGAACGCGACGACGCTGTCATACTTGCCGATCAGCCGGGCACCCTGTGGTACGAGCAGGATCGTCCCCGTGACGGTATCGAACACGTTCTGGGTGACCTGCGCGGTGACCATGCCGGGCAGGTCAGAACTCAAGCCGGTGATGAGGCTTGCCGCGATCACGCTGCCCGCCAGCAGGCTGTTGGGCGAAGCAGGAGTGACGAGGGCGCCGACGTTGAGATCGCCGCCCGTGTCTCTGGCCGCGGCGAACTGCTCCTTGCGCGTCCCCGTCGCCGTCGCAGGGATGGCATCAGGGACTTCGGGGCCGACGGAGGAAGCAGGGGTGACCACGCTATGGCCGGTCGTGACCTGCGCCATCAGGCCCGATTCTCGCGCCGCCTTGAGGTCGGCCATCCGCTGCTGCCGTGCTGCCGCGACCGTATCGACGGACGGAGGAGCAACGGTCGCTTCGGCCCGTTCCTGTGCGCGAAGGATTGGCCGGCCAAGGTCGCCGGGAAGCGGTGGGCCGAGCCTGGGCGCATCGCCATAGCTGGCCGGGAGGCCAGAGAGTGCGTCGGCGGCGGGCTTCGCTATCGGCTGAGACAATTCGCTGTCCTGCGCGACGTGCCGGAAGACCTGCGGCTTCAACGCCATCCACGCGATACCCATCAGGCTGGCCGAGCCCAGTGCGGCGAGGCCGATGATCGCACCCTTGCGGAAGCGGATCGCGCGTGCCGGACGGGAACGGATGGCCAATGTTTCCGGGTCGACCTTCGGCGGCTGGGCGGGCGCCTCGGGTGCGGGCGCGTCGAGCATGGCTTCGGCGGGCGAAGGTGCGTCTGACGAAGGTTCGGCAATCTCGGTCATGCCCCCCTCCGCTGAGCGGATGGCCCGATCCTGTCGATGCGGACGACCTGCTGCTTCTTCAAGCCGAGCCGGAGTTCGGCCGCGTCGAAGATCCGGTCGACGACATAGAAGCGGTCGCGCAGCCGATAATTGACCAGTTCCACCTTTCCATCTGGGCCGACGACGAACAGGGGCGGTGCATCGCCATTGGCCAGCGAGGCAGGGAACTCGACATAGGTCCTTGTCCCGTCGTCGAACACGCGCAGTGGCCGCCATGGCGGGCGGTCGCCGCTGATCGCGTAGTTGAAATGCAGCTGCTCGATCGCCAGCCCCGTCGCCACCGGCGCCGCAGCCTGTGCGGCCTCCGCCTTGCGTCGCACGGCCAGCAGCTCGTCCTGCGGATAGGTCCAGCGCAGCGAGGACAGCGCCGTTGCCGGGGTGCTGGCGAGCCTGAGATGATAGGCGCGCCGGTCGGTCGTGATGACCAGGTTGGTGAGCAGGCCTGCGGAGACCGGCTTGACCAGCACATGCGTCTGCTTGCCGTCGCCCGAACCGCTCGTCGTGTCGCCGATCACCCAGCGGGCGGTATCGCCGCTCGCGACCGCCACGAGGGTCTCGCCGGGCTGGAGCGCAATGTCCGTTACCAGTCCCGGCGCGGTATAGACTTGATAGATCGTGCCGTCGTTGAACGGATAGACCTGCGCGCCGCTGACGAACCCGTTCGCTGCCGGCTCGATCGTGGCGCTGCGTGTGGCGGACCGCACCGCCTTGAGCGGTGCCGCGGCCCGATCCTGCGCCCACGCGTGACCGGCCAGGACCAAGGTGGCTATGGCCGGCAAGATGACGGGCTTCATGGGTTCTTCTCCTGCATGTTGGACAGGTTCGCGGCTTCAGGTCGGGCGCCGAGGGAAAGGTCGAGCGGCGATCCGAGCGGCAGGGTCGCGGGCGACTGGGCGGCGGGGCGTGTGGGTTGCGACGATGGCGAGGTGTCCAGTTCGCGGCTCCAGTCGATTGCGTCGACATAGATGCCGAGCGGGTTCTTGCGCAGCACCTCGGCCGATGTCGGGGGGCGCGTCACGATTGTGAGGATCGCCGTCCAGCGCTGGACGCCCGCCTGGTTGCCGCGCTCGAACATGGTCTCGGTCCATTTGACCTGGAACGACGTGTCGGACGCGCGCACAACGCTGGTGACCTGCACCGACACCGTCCGATCGCCGACCTGGGCAAAGGGCGCTGCCGAACGGGCATATTCCCCCAGGAACTCGGCCCCGCGCTGGGTTGCGAAGTCATAGGCCTCGAGCCAGTCGCGGCGCAGCAGCACCGGGTCGAGCGACACCGAGCGGATGTTGGTGATGAATCGCGACAGGTGCCACGCCACCTGCGGGTCGGTCGGCCGGTATGCGACGTCGGCCGGCTGGACGGAGCGCGCCTCGCCGAGCTTGTCGACCTCGACGACATAGGGCGTGACGCGGCTCTGCATCGATTGCCAGGCAAGGGCTGCCGACGTGCCTGCGGTCAAGAACAGGCAGCCGAACGCCATCAGCCGCCAGTTGCGCGCCTGCACGCGCGCCGAGCCCATCCGCTCGTCCCACAGCTGCCCGGCACGCTGGTAGGGTGTCTCGGGCGGCGGCGTTCGCCCGTAGCGCTGCACGCTTCGCTTGAAGACCATGGTTCAGTCGTTCCTTTCCTTGATGTCGGGAATGGCGGAGCCGCCGCCACGATCGCCTTGGCTGAGCGCGTGGATCGCGACTTGGCGGCGATGGCGGCTCGTCTGCTGGTCGCGCATCGCCCGCGCCCATGCAGGCGTGCCGCCGTCGGCGTCGTTCGTGCCCGGCGACGCGTCGGAGGTTCGATTGAGCGCCGACCAGGCGGCGTTGCGACCCCGCTCTGCGGCAGCGCCGAGCCCGAAGGTGCTTTCGATCTTCTGGGCCGCCGCACCCTTGGCAGCGGCGGCCATGCCGCCGACTGCAGAGCCGCCCGTCTCACGACCGAGCTGCGCGGCGGTCGAGGCCGCGGATCCCATTGCGGTGCCGGCACGCACCGCCCCTAGCGCAGCGCCGGCCAAGGCGCGCGCGCCACCGACGGCCGCCCCACCCGCCAGCAGCGCGATGCCGCCGGCGCCGACCGCGGTGCCAAGTGCCGCGCCGGCGCCGAGTTGCGGGGCGCCGGACACCAGCCCCGAGGCGATCGACGGCCCGAAGATGCCGAGGCCGAACAGCGACAGGCTGGCAAGCACGAGGCTCATCGCCTGGCCGATGTCGGGCTCCTGGCCCTGCAGCGCTTGCGTGAACTCGGCGAAGAAGTTGGAGCCGATCCCGACGATGACGGCGAGCACCATCACCTTCACGCCGGACGAGACGACATTGCCCAGCACGCGCTCGGCGAGGAAGCTGGTGCGGTTCCACAGCGCGAACGGCACGAGGATGAAGCCCGCCAGGCTCGTCAGCTTGAACTCGAGGATGCAGACGAACATCTGCACCGCGAGGATGAAGAAGGCGACGATCACCAGCGCCCAGGCGAAAAGCAGGATCATGATCGTCAGGAAGTTGTCGAAGAAGGTCGTGAACCCGACCATCTCGCTCGCCTGGTCGAGCAGCGGCCACGCCGCCGAGAAGCCGGTGCCGGCGAGCCGCCCGGGCTTCAGCAGGTCGTCCGCGGACAGCGTGCCACCGCCGGCGGTCAGCCCGGCCTGCGCGAACGAGCGGAAGATGATGTCGGCAAGGCGAGAGAAGCTGTTGAGGATGAACGCGAAGGCGCCGACATAGAGGATCTTCCTGAGGAAGCGTCCGATGACATTGTCCTCGCCGCCCATCGCCCAGAACAGGCCGGCAAGCGTGATGTCGATGCCGATCAGCGTCGCGGTCAGGAAGCCGACGTCAGGACCGAGCAGCCCGAAGCCGCTGTCGATGTAAGTGATGAACGCCTGCAGGAAGCGGTCGATGACATTGAGGTCGTTCATGAGATCCTCTTCCTGGCAAAGTGGAGAGAATGTCGCGGGGCGCGGTGGGGAGCGGGACCGCGCCCCGCGACGGCGACAGATGATCGGGGCATCACCGGCCGCCGGCCGGATCCAGCCTGTCTACGCCGTGGGGCTATTGGGACGTGTAGGCTGATCCGGAGCCGAGGAACTTCCTGGTCGCCGCGCGTGCCTCCTGTGCCTGCGTCGCGCGCCGTGCCTGCTCGATCGCCTCGCTACGGAACTGCGCGGCCATCATCTGCTGGAGCTGCAACTGCTGCTTGGCGGTCAAGGCAAGGAGCTGGTTGGTGGCTTGCTGTGCCTGGAGCGAGCCTTCCGCGCCTTGGCTGCGCGCGACGATGTCGGCGAGCGCCTGTGTGTCGGACCGGACGTTCTCGACGACCTGCGCCTGCACCGTCATCGTCTGGCGAAACGCGCCCATGCTGGCATCAAGCCGGGCGCGGGCACCACGCACGCGGGCGTCGGTGCGGAGCGCCGAGGAGAAGTCGCCGGGAAACAGCGATTGGAACTGGTCGTCGAGCTGGCCGACCCGGAAGTCGATCGCCTGCGCCCGGCCCATCAGCCGGTCGATCTCGGCAAGCTTCTGTTTGAGTGCATCCAGCTGCGGGAAATCGATGCGGCTTAGGTTCTTGCCCATGGCAACCAGCATCTGCGCCTCATTCTGGAGCTGCTGGATCTGCTGGTTGACGCTCTGCAGCGTGCGCGCGGCGGTCAGGATGTTCTGCGCATAGTTTCGCGGATCGAACACGATCCCGCCGAACTGCGCATGGGCCGGCGTCGCCGCCGACATGACCCCCATGATGAAACTGCCCCTGGCAGCGGCGGCGAGCATGGCGGCGATGACGCGGCGGCGGTCGAGGAACGGCATGACGATCTCCAGTGCTTTGGCACCCGCACCCGCGTCGATCGCGGTCGGGCTCGGCATGGAGTGTCGGCCTCTCGGCGCCGCGGCGTCAGATACCGGCTGGGGTCTGCACGGGACCTTGTGGGGACAATCACGAAACCTTCTCCGAAGACCCGGCAGTTGTTGTGGCCAGACTTCGACGCCGCTATGTGTGGCACATGAGTAATACAGCCAATCGTCTGAAGCGGACAGTTCACGCAGGCTTGATTGCGCTGCTGGCTTGCGCCTCAATGGCGGACGCCAGAGCCAACGCCTCTCTGCCGGATATGACCACGGCTCTCCGAGAACTGCACGTGGAGAGTGCTTCGGTCGCCGTGATCCGCAACGGACGGATCGTCTCGACGGGCGCCTGGGGCATGGCAGGGCCGAACCGGGCGGCGACCGTCGCCACGCCCTATAATCTCGCCTCGCTGACGAAGCCGCTGACGGCGGAAGTCATCCTGCGCTTGGTGTCAGCCGACAGGCTGTCGCTCGACGAGCCGATGGATCGCTACTGGAGCGATCCCGACCTGTCACGCGATCCGCGGCGGATGAAGCTGACGGTCCGCATGGCGTTGAGCCATCGCACCGGGTTGCCGAACTGGCGGGATGTGAAGGGACTGGCGTTCGATCATGATCCCGGCACGACCACCGGCTATTCGGGCGAGGGGTATCAATATGCGGCGCGCTATGCCGAGCGTCGCACCGGGCAGTCGTTCGAGACGCTGGCTGGCCGCTGGCTGTTCACACCCGCCCACATGCGCGCTTCCGGGTATGTGTCGGCGCAAGGCGAGGCGGCGCCGATCGCCGTGCCCTACGACGACGCCGGCAAGCCGCTCCCTGTAGAGCGGGTGACGCGCTACAACGCTGCCGATCTCGCGCACGCGACGGCGCGTGATTATGCGCGCTTCCTCATCGATGCGCGCAGCGACAGGGGCCTGGTCGCGTCCGTCGCGGCGGAGCGCAGCAGATCGCAGGCCGATCTGACGCCCGGAATATGTGCCGGATCGAAAGCAGCCAGCTGTCCACCCTGGACCGGCTTTGGCCTCGGCTGGCAGCTTCTCGGATTTCCCGGAGGCACAACGATGCTCCACACCGGTAAGGATGCCGGGGCCTTCACCTTCGCCGCGATCGATCGTGCGAGCGGCGACGGCATCGTGATCCTGACCAACAGCGACAACGGATGGCGGGTCATCCTGCCCATCCTCGAACGCACCGGCAGCGACCCGAAGCTGATCGCCTTCCTCCGTGGCCAGATGAACTGACAGGACCAAGGTCATGCTGACTGCCCTTGCCGCCGCCGCAGTCCTGCGGACGACGGCTCCGTGCTCACGTCCTTCTCGTCTTCGTTGCAGTTTAGCCGAGCGGTAGCAGGCGACCAATCGCGATCGGTTCAGACTTGGCCGCGGATCGTGGCGGCGCGCTCCGCGAGTACGGCCGCCGGCCCTTCAAGCTCGTAGAAGGCAAAGGGATTGAGGAATTGCCGTCCCCAGAACAGCGCCCTGTCCACCGGTCCTAGGCTCGCCTCGTCGCACAGCGCGAGCCATTGTGCGCCAATGGTCTCGATCTGCCTGGACACGATCGCGATGGCCTGGTCGGACGTCATATGGAAGTCGCCGGCGGCGGCCAGGCAGGTGGCTATCTGGCTCGAGCGGTGCCG carries:
- a CDS encoding tyrosine-type recombinase/integrase, translated to MLSNAALKSARPKPLAYKIWDAMGLHLFVAPTGLRAWRVRIRADHRETVISLGSWPDVSLDAAREAAGIARGMYIQGVQPKVISAKMAERLTQSAITLEQLARDWHTARRDRWTAVHAADVLASLERHVFPAIGEDLATAITTPQLLRLLGKIARTGAAETARRIAQRLSAIYRFARTRSIVDGDPAAGLVRELATGAPAQRQPALEDLGEARGLLDAADRARAAPAIRLASRFLALTAVRLAAVRGARWDEIEGVDWSTEAPSPAALWRIPAARMKMAVAKKADAANDHLVPLSAAAVSVLRQARAIGGGDLIFHRGGQAIGAGAIGALYDRCGFAGRHVPHGWRATFSTAMNERFPDDRFAIDRALAHVQASAVEAAYNRSQHLDRRRWLFDRWAELLEGDASTSDRSK
- a CDS encoding tyrosine-type recombinase/integrase; translation: MLTVVQIRALKPAERPYKVADSDGLYLLVQPSGALLWRFRYRCCGIERKLSLGSFPDVTLMQARRKRDEAKAELDDGIDPVEEKRQRRLKAELAAQTTFALVAGEYIEKMEREGRSPATIKKARWFLELLDGIAKRPIAAITPHELLDVLKRVERRGHHETALRLRSFAGRVFRYGFATLRTERNPADILRGALTVPRVKHHAAIVEPKKVGDLLRAIDGYTGRPETLHALRIAPHVFLRPGELRQAKWSEIDFAEKVWRVPAERMKMKQPHAVPLSRQVLFLLQDLRSLARDSEFLFPALHTTKRCISDNTLNVALRRLGFENDEMTSHGFRAMASTLLNESGLWHPDAIERALAHGEKDKVRAAYHRGAHWAERVRMAQWWSDYLDQLRIGGAIIKGKFRKRA
- a CDS encoding helix-turn-helix transcriptional regulator: MSANPDRFLRLNAVLAQTGLCRSTLYRKMADGTFPRSTQLSTRCIGWRASAIDEWMRNPASYDPAK
- a CDS encoding helix-turn-helix domain-containing protein; protein product: MAHIARSPKQLGALIHNARTKRNLTQQALAALVGTGQKTISRIESGQTGTKLDTLFGILAALDLDMQIAPRSKGSADLSEIF
- a CDS encoding type II toxin-antitoxin system HipA family toxin encodes the protein MARRKTHVPLNVLINNRLVGRLEKETSGAVSFRYDQSWLEWEHAFAASLSLPLRATTYRGAPVLAVFDNLLPDSVDIRRRVAERTGAEGTDPYSLLARIGRDCVGAMQFLPDGEAIDAIGDIRGEALGEEDIEHLLDNLKGAPLGIDPGQEFRISIAGAQEKTALLRHDGQWLRPIGTTPTTHILKPQLGEIPTSTGMVDMTASVDNEHYCLALLGAFGLPVAKTEIVTFGARRALVVERFDRRWLADGRLLRVPQEDCCQALGVPSSQKYQSEGGPAAADIIRLLGGSDDPTEDQVTFLSSQIIFWLIGATDGHAKNFSLFLRPGGGFKLTPFYDVLSVQDAVDRGQLAQKSFRLAMSAGTSRHYRIEEVLGRHFVQTARAAGIGPTIIDKVITDIRKNAVTAADVAREAMPDDFADDVHASVSRAIADRLARLDTAFTELS
- a CDS encoding DNA-binding protein, which codes for MIERAWERKIEPLTVRVATAVCITGLSRSRIYKLIQSGDLETTKVGRATLVQYRSLKRLTDNEGGGEGHAGHVLQRD
- a CDS encoding DUF2274 domain-containing protein → MADLKLGKLPDRTPVKLAITITPDLQSSLQAYAAVYASTYGIEEPVTELIPAMLSAFLESDRAFVRERDARVRGQK
- a CDS encoding TrbI/VirB10 family protein, encoding MLDAPAPEAPAQPPKVDPETLAIRSRPARAIRFRKGAIIGLAALGSASLMGIAWMALKPQVFRHVAQDSELSQPIAKPAADALSGLPASYGDAPRLGPPLPGDLGRPILRAQERAEATVAPPSVDTVAAARQQRMADLKAARESGLMAQVTTGHSVVTPASSVGPEVPDAIPATATGTRKEQFAAARDTGGDLNVGALVTPASPNSLLAGSVIAASLITGLSSDLPGMVTAQVTQNVFDTVTGTILLVPQGARLIGKYDSVVAFGQRRALVIWQRLILPDGGSVRLDNMPATDPEGYAGLADRVDFHTWTLLKGVAIATMLGVGSELSISGGSDLVQAIRQSAQMNVARAGDQITQRNLDVQPTVTIRPGAPVRLLVTHDLILAPYPRRTS